One Actinomycetospora corticicola genomic window, CGCGGACGCGCTGCACACCGAGTACCGGGCGATCGTCGACGCCGGCTTCACGCTCCAGGTGGACGATCCGTTCCTCACCGAGATCTTCAGCTTCCACGGGTACGACGAGGCCGAGCGCGACCGGCGCGGCCGCATGTACGTGGAGGCGGTCAACCACGCGCTGCGCGGCATCCCACCGGAGCGGGTCCGCTTCCACACCTGCTATTCGATCAACGAGGGGCCGCGGGTGTTCGACGTCCCGCTGGCCGACGTGATCGACCTCGTGCTCGCGGTGAACGCCCGCTACGTGTCGTTCGAGGCCGCGAACCCGCGCCACGAGCACGAGTACCACCTGTGGGAGACCGTGGCCCTGCCCGAGGACAAGGTGCTCGTACCCGGCGTGATCACGCACGCCTCGAATATCGTCGAGCACCCCGAGCTGATCGCCGAGAGACTCGAGCGCTTCGCCCGTCTCGTCGGCCCCGAGCGGGTCATGGCCGGGGCAGACTGCGGGTTCTCCTCCCAGGCCACCTACCGCCCGGAGGTCGACCCGCGCGTGATGTGGGCGAAGTTCGACGCGATGGCGGAAGGCGCCCGGCTGGTCAGCGCGCGGCTCGGAGTCCGGTGAGCGCGAGGTCGACCACGGTCGTGGTCGGTGTGGAGCGCCCGGCCAGGTGGTCGGCGTAGAGGGTCCCGACGACGAGGCTGGTCGCGGCCTCGACGTCGAGATCGGGCCGGAGGTCGCCCCGCTCGACCCCGGCGGAGAGGACCGCGGCGAACAGCGCGCGGCGCGGGAGCAGGGTGTTCTCCCGCACGATGTCGAGCAGGGCCCCGTCGCTGTCGGTGAGGCAGGTGCCCAGGATGCCCATCGCGTTCACCGCCTCGTACTGCGCGCGCATCGCCTCCAGCAGGGCGACCAGATCGGTGCGGACGTCGCCGGTGGGCTCAGGGACGTCCCCGAGCCGCAGGTGGGCCAGCGCCGCCCCGACCAGCGCGTTCTTGGTTCGCCAGCGCGTGTAGACGGTGACCTTCGAGACGCCCGCGGTCGCGGCCACCCGGTCCATCGAGGTCCCCGCGACGCCGTGTGCCGCGAGCAGGCGCACCGTCGCGTCGAGCACGGCCGCGTCCTTGCTGCGGTCCTTCGGACGGCCGCGGCGGGACGGCGCGGGCGACACGGGCTCCATGGGCCCGGAGCGTACGGAGGCGGACATGGCCAGCCCTGCCGAGAACGCCTAGCGTGATCTCCGCACGTGGGACACGGCGAGACCTGGAGGACGCATGCCGAGCACGGACCCGACGACGATGCGGTCGGTCCTGGGGCACTTCCCGTCCGGCGTGACGATCGTGACCGGGATCGTGGACGGCGAGCCCGCCGGCTTCACCTGCCAGTCCTTCTCGTCCCTGTCGCTCGACCCGCCGCTCGTGCTGATCCTCCCGGGGCGCAACTCGTCGTCCTGGCCGAAGATCGAGGGGACGGGGCAGTTCTGCGTGAACGTGCTCGCCGAGGACCAGGGCGGACTGTCGACGCAGTTCGCGAAGTCGGGCACCGACAAGTTCGCAGGCGTCGAGTGGACCCCCGCCCCCGTGTCCGGCTCCCCGGTCCTCGCCGGGGCGACGGCCTGGATCGACTGCACCCTGGACGCCTCGCACGACGGCGGCGACCACCTCATCGTCGTCGGGGCCGTGCTGGCGCTGGAGACGGCGGAACTGCCGCCGCTGGTGTTCCACCGCGGCGCCTACGCGCGGACCCACGCGGCGCTGTAGACCCCGTCGGCCCCTTGACGGTCCTCCGGGCGTTCGCTCGGATGGCCCGACCATGACCGTCCGCCTCGACCACCTCGCCCTCGCCGCGCACGACGCGCAGGAGTCCGCCCGCTTCCTCGCCGAGATCCTCGATCTCCCGGAGCCGCGGTCGGCGCCGCCCTTCATCGCCGTCGACGTCGACGACACGCTGACCATCGACTTCGC contains:
- a CDS encoding flavin reductase family protein, which encodes MPSTDPTTMRSVLGHFPSGVTIVTGIVDGEPAGFTCQSFSSLSLDPPLVLILPGRNSSSWPKIEGTGQFCVNVLAEDQGGLSTQFAKSGTDKFAGVEWTPAPVSGSPVLAGATAWIDCTLDASHDGGDHLIVVGAVLALETAELPPLVFHRGAYARTHAAL
- a CDS encoding cobalamin-independent methionine synthase II family protein: MVRIRTTHVGSLPRPTALLDLLADPQADPAAREAATRDAVAGIVAVQREHGIDVVTDGEMGKLGFFSYVTERLGGLERRPGAETVYSFAAEQEAFPEYYERYFDQAMMGGTVGTIEPVVCTGPLVYRGEDALRRDLDNLAAVVDPAEAFVPSIAPSGVGVNEYYDTEEAYYFAVADALHTEYRAIVDAGFTLQVDDPFLTEIFSFHGYDEAERDRRGRMYVEAVNHALRGIPPERVRFHTCYSINEGPRVFDVPLADVIDLVLAVNARYVSFEAANPRHEHEYHLWETVALPEDKVLVPGVITHASNIVEHPELIAERLERFARLVGPERVMAGADCGFSSQATYRPEVDPRVMWAKFDAMAEGARLVSARLGVR
- a CDS encoding TetR/AcrR family transcriptional regulator, producing the protein MEPVSPAPSRRGRPKDRSKDAAVLDATVRLLAAHGVAGTSMDRVAATAGVSKVTVYTRWRTKNALVGAALAHLRLGDVPEPTGDVRTDLVALLEAMRAQYEAVNAMGILGTCLTDSDGALLDIVRENTLLPRRALFAAVLSAGVERGDLRPDLDVEAATSLVVGTLYADHLAGRSTPTTTVVDLALTGLRAAR